In Mycolicibacterium mucogenicum DSM 44124, the following are encoded in one genomic region:
- a CDS encoding flavin-containing monooxygenase translates to MTHGGSSGSDGTTFDPDALRQRYAEERARRLRSDGIGQYVEIAGRFATFGEDPWAEPGFTRAPLTDEVDVAIIGAGFGGLLTGARLRELGVADIRLIDKAADVGGTWYWNRYPGIACDVESYVYMPLLEELGYVPTEKYAKGAEIFAHCQAIAEHYDLYRNACLQTEVREIRWDAADSRWVIATNHGDAIRAQFVSMANGYLQKPKLPGIEGITEFAGHAFHTSRWDYAYTGAGLENLADKRVGIIGTGATSIQCVPRLAPAVGELFVFQRTPSTVDVRANAPTDPDWAAALEPGWQQRRIENFQILTAGGQADEDLVADAWTSLAKAMPIAKEGTDPQASTAELADFAKMEQIRARIDALVTDPATAEGLKPWYGYYCKRPCFHDEYLQTFNRDNVTLVDTRGRGVEQISAAGVVVDGTEYPLDCLIFATGFEVGTDYTRRTGFEVIGRDGKTLTEKWSDGVRTLHGLHVNGFPNCFIASIAQSGFTVNFPYLIDTQSRHTAWVIAWALKNDITKLEASAAAEDGWVRDVVARSVVISGRREACTPGYYNREGQPSDRLNQDSFFFGSPTEYADILAAWRDAETLEGLVIT, encoded by the coding sequence ATGACGCATGGCGGGAGCTCGGGCAGCGACGGCACGACGTTCGACCCTGACGCGCTGCGGCAGCGGTACGCCGAGGAGCGCGCCCGTCGGCTGCGTTCCGACGGCATCGGCCAGTACGTGGAGATCGCCGGCCGGTTCGCGACCTTCGGTGAAGACCCTTGGGCCGAGCCGGGTTTCACCCGTGCGCCGCTGACCGACGAGGTCGACGTCGCGATCATCGGCGCCGGTTTCGGCGGGTTGCTCACCGGTGCCCGGCTGCGGGAACTGGGCGTGGCGGACATCCGGCTGATCGACAAGGCCGCCGACGTGGGCGGCACCTGGTACTGGAACCGCTATCCCGGCATCGCCTGTGACGTCGAGTCGTACGTGTACATGCCGCTGCTGGAAGAACTGGGTTATGTGCCGACCGAGAAGTACGCCAAGGGCGCCGAGATTTTCGCGCACTGCCAGGCCATCGCCGAGCACTACGACCTGTACCGCAACGCGTGCCTGCAGACCGAGGTGCGGGAAATCCGTTGGGACGCAGCCGATTCGCGGTGGGTGATCGCCACCAACCACGGCGACGCCATTCGTGCCCAGTTCGTCTCGATGGCCAACGGCTACCTGCAGAAGCCCAAACTGCCCGGGATCGAGGGCATCACCGAGTTCGCAGGCCACGCGTTCCACACCAGCCGCTGGGACTACGCCTATACCGGCGCGGGCCTGGAAAACCTGGCCGACAAGCGCGTCGGCATCATCGGCACGGGCGCTACGTCGATCCAGTGCGTGCCGCGCCTGGCGCCGGCCGTCGGGGAGCTGTTCGTATTCCAGCGGACGCCGTCGACGGTCGACGTGCGGGCCAACGCGCCCACCGACCCGGACTGGGCCGCGGCGCTGGAACCCGGTTGGCAGCAGCGCCGCATCGAGAATTTCCAGATCCTCACCGCCGGCGGCCAGGCCGACGAGGATTTGGTGGCCGACGCCTGGACCAGCCTGGCCAAGGCCATGCCGATTGCCAAAGAGGGCACCGATCCGCAGGCGTCGACGGCGGAGTTGGCGGACTTCGCCAAGATGGAGCAGATCCGGGCGCGCATCGACGCGCTGGTGACCGACCCGGCCACCGCCGAAGGGCTCAAGCCCTGGTACGGCTACTACTGCAAGCGGCCCTGTTTCCATGACGAGTATCTGCAGACGTTCAACCGCGATAACGTCACCCTGGTCGACACCCGGGGCCGGGGTGTCGAGCAGATCAGCGCGGCCGGCGTCGTGGTCGACGGCACCGAATACCCGCTTGACTGCCTGATCTTCGCGACGGGCTTCGAGGTTGGCACCGACTACACGCGGCGCACCGGGTTCGAGGTGATCGGCCGTGACGGAAAGACGTTGACCGAGAAGTGGTCCGATGGGGTGCGCACGCTACATGGTTTGCATGTCAACGGTTTTCCGAACTGCTTCATCGCGAGCATCGCGCAGTCCGGATTCACGGTGAACTTCCCGTACCTGATCGACACGCAGTCGCGGCACACCGCGTGGGTGATCGCGTGGGCGCTCAAGAATGACATCACCAAATTGGAGGCGAGCGCGGCCGCCGAGGACGGCTGGGTCCGCGATGTGGTGGCGCGTTCCGTGGTGATCTCCGGCCGGCGCGAAGCCTGCACGCCCGGCTACTACAACCGCGAAGGGCAGCCCAGCGACCGGCTGAACCAGGACAGCTTCTTCTTCGGCAGCCCCACCGAATACGCCGACATCCTCGCAGCCTGGCGGGATGCGGAAACCCTTGAGGGGCTGGTCATCACGTGA
- a CDS encoding SDR family oxidoreductase produces MKITVIGASGQIGSKVVALLGAAGHDTVAASRESGADVLTGAGLADALAGADVLVDVVNSPDFSDGPVLDFFTKSATNLTTAAKDAGVGHYVALSIVGCDGLPDSGYMRAKVAQERIITGSGLHYTIVRATQFHEFAEAITASLTVDGVVRAPEGLIQPMAGKDVAAEVARAAQAAPIDGITNIGGPEKMTFARLAELAQAHSGSTLPIVTDPAAVYFGTKVGDTGLVTGADATIATTRLQDWLAAH; encoded by the coding sequence ATGAAGATCACTGTGATAGGGGCCAGCGGCCAGATCGGCTCCAAGGTCGTCGCGCTCCTGGGTGCCGCGGGCCACGACACCGTTGCCGCCTCCCGTGAGTCCGGCGCTGATGTCCTCACCGGCGCGGGCCTTGCCGACGCACTGGCCGGCGCCGATGTACTCGTCGACGTCGTCAACTCGCCCGACTTCTCCGACGGGCCGGTGCTCGACTTCTTCACCAAATCGGCGACGAACCTGACGACCGCAGCCAAGGACGCGGGCGTCGGCCACTACGTTGCGTTGTCCATCGTGGGCTGCGACGGTCTGCCGGACAGTGGGTACATGCGGGCCAAGGTCGCTCAGGAGCGCATCATCACCGGATCGGGGTTGCACTACACCATCGTTCGGGCCACGCAGTTCCACGAATTCGCCGAGGCGATCACGGCCTCACTGACCGTCGACGGCGTCGTGCGCGCGCCGGAAGGCCTCATCCAGCCGATGGCCGGCAAGGATGTCGCAGCCGAAGTTGCCCGCGCGGCGCAGGCCGCGCCGATCGACGGGATCACCAATATCGGCGGGCCGGAGAAGATGACCTTCGCGCGGCTGGCCGAGCTGGCCCAGGCCCACAGCGGCAGCACGCTGCCGATCGTGACCGACCCGGCGGCCGTCTACTTCGGCACGAAGGTCGGCGACACGGGTCTGGTCACCGGTGCCGACGCCACCATCGCCACCACCCGTCTGCAGGACTGGCTGGCCGCGCACTGA
- a CDS encoding cupin domain-containing protein produces MFATSDDIANAITTIQTVTPPFIPAGAHVMTVIIEWPPGGAGAPPHRHPGGPAFGYVLDGEMLFELEGEAPRVVRAGEAFWEPGGDVIHYSDGNNRSDIPVRYLVTMVCNPDVPMLVVVDDDELEARKDRRVR; encoded by the coding sequence ATGTTCGCCACATCGGACGACATAGCCAACGCCATCACGACCATCCAGACCGTCACGCCGCCGTTCATTCCGGCCGGTGCGCACGTGATGACGGTGATCATCGAGTGGCCGCCCGGAGGGGCCGGAGCGCCACCGCACCGTCACCCGGGCGGACCGGCGTTCGGCTATGTGCTGGACGGGGAGATGCTCTTCGAGCTCGAAGGCGAGGCCCCGCGCGTGGTCAGGGCGGGGGAGGCGTTCTGGGAGCCCGGGGGCGACGTCATCCACTATTCCGACGGCAACAACCGCTCGGACATCCCGGTGCGGTACCTCGTCACGATGGTCTGCAACCCGGACGTGCCGATGCTCGTGGTCGTCGACGACGACGAACTCGAAGCCCGCAAGGATCGCCGGGTCCGCTGA
- a CDS encoding nitroreductase produces the protein MDVYEAVTTRRSVRGFIDKEVPRDVIERVLTAAAWAPSGSNIQPWNIYVVTGSPLAELKKRAVGRVADGVLWDDREYVMYPPAMKSPYRDRREAFGNERYSALGIAREDWEARQRAAIANWDCFGAPAALFCYIDRDLGVAQWADLGMYLQSVMLLLRAEGLHSCPQMAWSQVHNTVAEVLSPPSELMLFCGMSIGYEDAAVEYVRTGRAPLGETVTFIGDQGARP, from the coding sequence GTGGACGTCTACGAGGCAGTGACCACCAGGCGCTCGGTGCGTGGTTTCATCGACAAAGAAGTACCCAGAGACGTGATCGAGCGCGTGCTGACTGCGGCTGCGTGGGCACCGTCTGGCTCGAACATCCAGCCGTGGAACATCTACGTCGTGACGGGCTCGCCACTGGCCGAACTGAAGAAGCGCGCGGTGGGGCGGGTAGCCGACGGAGTCCTTTGGGACGACCGGGAATACGTGATGTACCCGCCGGCGATGAAGTCGCCGTACCGCGACCGCCGCGAGGCGTTCGGCAACGAGCGTTACAGCGCACTCGGCATCGCACGGGAGGACTGGGAGGCGCGTCAGCGGGCCGCGATCGCCAACTGGGACTGTTTCGGCGCACCGGCCGCCCTGTTCTGCTACATCGACCGGGATCTGGGCGTGGCCCAGTGGGCCGACCTCGGGATGTATCTGCAGAGCGTCATGCTGCTGTTGCGCGCCGAGGGGCTGCACAGCTGCCCGCAGATGGCCTGGTCGCAGGTACACAACACCGTCGCCGAGGTCCTGTCGCCGCCGAGCGAACTGATGCTGTTCTGCGGCATGTCGATCGGTTACGAGGACGCCGCCGTCGAATACGTGCGGACCGGCCGGGCCCCGCTCGGCGAAACCGTCACATTCATCGGGGACCAGGGCGCCCGGCCCTGA
- a CDS encoding sigma-70 family RNA polymerase sigma factor, translating to MTAAPAPDSELAARFVVEAVPLFDALGRGARRLTDSDADAEDLLQDTLLHAFEGFGSFRPGTNLNAWLFRILHNRWVSRHRYRQCRPAEVALEMFTASGHERSAVHRSAEVEVLDVMPDDDVVAALSELTDGARTAVFYVGIQGYTYAETAALMGVPMGTVMSRVSRGRRQLRTALSHLDRQQDSACRPVTTNFQGSAGGPQPAG from the coding sequence GTGACGGCAGCGCCGGCACCGGATTCCGAACTCGCCGCCCGGTTCGTCGTCGAGGCCGTCCCGTTGTTCGATGCGCTCGGACGCGGCGCCCGACGGCTGACGGACTCCGACGCCGACGCCGAAGATCTCTTGCAGGACACGCTGTTACACGCCTTCGAGGGCTTCGGGTCGTTTCGGCCGGGCACGAACCTCAACGCGTGGCTCTTCCGGATTCTGCACAACCGCTGGGTCAGCAGACACCGGTACCGGCAGTGCCGTCCCGCCGAGGTGGCACTCGAGATGTTCACCGCGAGTGGCCATGAGCGGTCGGCTGTCCATCGTTCGGCCGAGGTCGAGGTGCTGGACGTGATGCCCGACGACGACGTCGTGGCCGCGCTGTCGGAGCTGACCGACGGCGCCCGGACGGCGGTCTTCTACGTCGGGATTCAGGGTTATACCTACGCCGAGACGGCCGCGCTCATGGGTGTCCCGATGGGCACGGTGATGTCGCGGGTTTCGCGGGGGCGGCGGCAACTGCGTACCGCGCTGTCGCACCTGGACCGTCAACAGGATTCGGCGTGCCGGCCGGTGACCACGAATTTCCAAGGGTCCGCGGGCGGGCCACAGCCTGCAGGCTGA
- a CDS encoding MBL fold metallo-hydrolase — protein sequence MSLDNISHLGQTGLDELVPSRYAVQVGDIEVLVISDGVLPITASTLATTTPPADLAEWLNDNFLPPEIVDWPLNVVVVRSGDQTILVDAGLGLEFPDFPRAGQTIQRLEAAGVDLDSVTDVVLTHMHMDHVGGLITEGLKDRLRADLRVHASTAEAEFWEAPDFSRTVMPQPIPDVLKRVATQFLNEYRGQLRTFETDYEVAPGVLISRTGGHTPGHSVVRLESRGEKLMFAGDAVFAPGFDNPEWQNGFEHDPAEAARVRVGLLREVAATGSALVATHLPFPSVCHVAAAGDTFRCVPATWDY from the coding sequence GTGAGCTTGGACAACATTTCCCACCTCGGGCAGACGGGGCTCGACGAGTTGGTTCCGTCGCGCTACGCCGTGCAGGTGGGCGACATCGAAGTACTGGTCATCAGCGACGGTGTACTGCCGATCACCGCATCGACATTGGCCACCACCACCCCGCCGGCCGACCTGGCGGAGTGGCTGAACGACAACTTCCTGCCGCCGGAGATCGTCGACTGGCCGCTGAACGTCGTCGTGGTGCGCAGCGGTGATCAGACGATCCTGGTCGACGCCGGGCTGGGGCTCGAGTTCCCGGACTTCCCGCGCGCCGGCCAGACGATCCAGCGCCTGGAGGCCGCGGGCGTCGATCTCGATTCGGTGACCGACGTCGTGCTGACCCACATGCACATGGACCACGTCGGCGGGCTGATCACCGAAGGACTCAAAGACCGGCTGCGTGCCGATCTGCGCGTCCACGCCTCGACCGCCGAGGCCGAGTTCTGGGAGGCGCCCGATTTCTCCCGCACGGTCATGCCGCAGCCCATTCCGGACGTGCTGAAGCGGGTCGCCACCCAGTTCCTGAACGAATACCGCGGCCAATTGCGGACTTTCGAGACGGACTACGAGGTGGCGCCGGGCGTGCTCATCTCCCGCACCGGCGGGCACACTCCCGGCCACAGCGTGGTGCGGCTGGAGTCCCGCGGCGAGAAGCTGATGTTCGCGGGCGATGCGGTGTTCGCTCCCGGTTTCGACAACCCCGAGTGGCAGAACGGTTTCGAGCACGATCCCGCGGAGGCGGCCCGCGTCCGCGTCGGCCTGCTGCGGGAGGTAGCGGCGACTGGATCGGCTCTGGTGGCGACGCACCTGCCGTTCCCCTCGGTGTGCCACGTGGCGGCCGCGGGCGACACCTTCCGGTGCGTTCCCGCAACCTGGGATTACTGA
- a CDS encoding SDR family NAD(P)-dependent oxidoreductase — MTELTGLTALVTGGTAGIGYETARLLAAEGAAVNITGRSADRGAAAAAELGVRFIAADLADLESVKSLARQCGDVDIVVNNAASFPGALTVEQDVASFESTFDTNVRGAYFLVAALVPGMLRRGRGSIVNVTSMVAFKGVPGASSYSASKAALESLTRTWATEFGPQGVRVNSVAPGPTATPGVVAEWGDTNDELGRALPLGRTAQPAEIAQAVLFLASPRSSFITGSTLHADGGGAAA, encoded by the coding sequence GTGACGGAGCTGACGGGCCTGACCGCGCTGGTGACGGGCGGGACAGCCGGAATCGGATACGAGACCGCGCGTCTTTTGGCTGCCGAAGGCGCCGCGGTGAACATCACCGGACGCTCCGCAGATCGCGGCGCCGCGGCGGCCGCCGAACTCGGGGTGCGATTCATCGCCGCCGACCTGGCGGATCTGGAATCGGTGAAAAGCCTTGCCCGCCAATGTGGTGATGTCGACATCGTCGTCAACAACGCCGCCAGCTTCCCGGGCGCGCTCACCGTGGAGCAGGACGTCGCGTCGTTCGAGTCGACGTTCGACACCAACGTGCGCGGCGCCTACTTCCTGGTGGCAGCACTGGTACCGGGCATGCTCCGCCGCGGACGCGGGAGCATCGTCAACGTCACGTCCATGGTTGCGTTCAAAGGCGTTCCCGGGGCGTCCAGCTACAGCGCCTCCAAGGCGGCATTGGAATCGTTGACCCGCACGTGGGCAACGGAATTCGGGCCGCAAGGAGTGCGCGTCAACAGCGTCGCGCCGGGACCGACGGCGACCCCGGGCGTCGTTGCCGAGTGGGGTGACACCAACGACGAGCTGGGTCGCGCACTGCCACTGGGCCGGACGGCGCAGCCGGCCGAGATCGCGCAGGCGGTGCTGTTCCTCGCGTCGCCACGGTCGAGTTTCATCACCGGCTCGACCCTGCACGCCGACGGCGGCGGCGCGGCGGCGTGA
- a CDS encoding SDR family oxidoreductase: MKITVMGASGQIGSKVVALLNEAGHQTVAASRDSGADVLTGAGLTEALAGSDALVDVVNSPDFADGPVLDFFTRSATNLVAAARAAGVGHYVALSIVGCDRLPDSGYMRAKVAQERIITASGLPYTIVRATQFHEFAEAITASLTVDGQVRVPEGLIQPIAGADVAAEVARVAQAAPVDGIVNIGGPDKLTFAGLAKLALAHRHESLPIVVDPAAVYFGTKVGDTGLVTSGDAIISDLHLADWLATQ, from the coding sequence ATGAAGATCACTGTCATGGGTGCCAGTGGCCAGATCGGTTCGAAGGTCGTCGCGCTGCTGAACGAGGCCGGTCACCAGACCGTGGCGGCGTCGCGGGACTCGGGCGCCGATGTCCTCACCGGCGCGGGCCTGACCGAGGCGCTCGCGGGCTCCGACGCGCTCGTCGACGTCGTCAACTCGCCGGACTTCGCCGACGGGCCCGTGCTGGACTTCTTCACCCGGTCGGCAACCAACCTCGTGGCCGCGGCGAGGGCCGCCGGAGTAGGCCACTACGTGGCACTGTCGATCGTGGGCTGCGACAGGCTGCCCGACAGCGGCTACATGCGCGCCAAGGTTGCCCAGGAACGCATCATCACGGCGTCGGGACTGCCGTACACCATCGTGCGGGCCACTCAGTTTCACGAGTTCGCCGAAGCGATCACCGCATCGCTGACGGTGGACGGTCAGGTGCGGGTGCCCGAGGGCCTCATCCAGCCGATCGCCGGCGCCGATGTCGCGGCCGAAGTGGCTCGTGTCGCGCAGGCCGCGCCGGTCGACGGCATCGTGAACATCGGCGGGCCGGACAAGTTGACGTTCGCCGGCCTGGCGAAACTGGCGCTGGCGCACCGCCATGAGAGTCTGCCGATCGTGGTCGACCCGGCAGCCGTCTACTTCGGCACCAAGGTCGGCGACACCGGCCTGGTCACCAGTGGCGACGCGATCATCTCGGACCTGCACCTGGCCGACTGGCTGGCCACCCAGTGA
- a CDS encoding nitroreductase yields MTIGFGDIVRSRRSSRMFLPDKPVPRELLDEALELAIRAPSNSNTQPWHVYFVTGERRARLVDALLAVVDTTPPEVGSAGLPPRFAHLRRESGALVYGAMGIDRSDAAGRWAAQRRNWEFFRAPVAGVVCMHRDFGAVDAMGVGMFLQTLMLALTERGLGSCVQVSISFYPEVLRAQLDIPEDLTILCGISIGYPDPDFPANHLDTPRNPISDNVVFLD; encoded by the coding sequence ATGACGATCGGGTTCGGCGATATCGTCCGGTCGCGCCGTTCGTCACGGATGTTCTTGCCGGACAAGCCGGTTCCGCGGGAACTGCTGGATGAGGCGCTGGAGCTGGCGATCCGGGCGCCGTCGAACTCAAATACCCAGCCGTGGCACGTCTACTTCGTCACCGGGGAGCGGCGCGCGCGGTTGGTCGACGCGCTGCTCGCGGTTGTCGATACGACTCCGCCCGAGGTGGGCTCGGCCGGCCTGCCGCCCCGGTTCGCGCATCTGCGCCGCGAGAGCGGTGCCCTGGTGTACGGAGCGATGGGCATCGACCGCAGCGATGCGGCCGGGCGTTGGGCGGCGCAGCGGCGCAACTGGGAGTTCTTCCGTGCCCCCGTCGCCGGGGTGGTGTGCATGCACCGCGATTTCGGCGCAGTCGACGCGATGGGTGTCGGGATGTTCCTGCAGACGCTGATGCTGGCATTGACCGAGCGGGGGCTCGGAAGTTGTGTACAGGTGTCGATCAGTTTCTACCCCGAGGTGTTGCGTGCGCAGCTCGATATTCCCGAGGATCTCACGATCCTGTGTGGAATCTCGATCGGCTACCCGGACCCGGATTTTCCGGCGAATCACCTTGATACGCCGCGCAATCCGATCAGCGACAACGTGGTGTTCCTCGACTGA
- a CDS encoding MBL fold metallo-hydrolase codes for MTLETVESTAPADGRGPDQPVPSYYALPVGDIDVVVISDGVLPMSAPSLATNADPEIRAAWLDDMFLPSDSLALPLNQVVVRRGEQTILIDAGVGVDYQDFTPRAGHWGERLEAAGIDLATVTDVVLTHMHFDHVGGLLVEGVKDRLRPDVRIHAAAAEAEFWESPDFSRTTVNDAMQDAMRSSATRFLTEYRNVLRPFENEYEVAPGVLVRRTGGHTPGHSVVRLASGGDRLTFAGDAVLQAGFDHPDWFNGFEHDPEEAARVRVGLLQELSSTREALVATHLPFPSVCHVAPAGNAFRCVPAVWES; via the coding sequence ATGACGCTTGAGACAGTGGAATCCACCGCACCAGCCGATGGCCGGGGACCCGACCAACCGGTGCCGTCGTACTACGCGCTTCCGGTCGGGGACATCGACGTCGTGGTGATCAGCGACGGCGTGCTGCCGATGTCGGCTCCGAGCTTGGCGACCAACGCCGACCCTGAAATCCGGGCGGCCTGGCTGGACGACATGTTCCTGCCATCCGACAGTCTCGCGTTGCCGCTGAATCAGGTTGTCGTCCGTCGCGGAGAACAGACCATCCTCATCGACGCCGGAGTCGGCGTCGACTACCAGGACTTCACGCCACGGGCCGGACATTGGGGCGAACGCCTCGAGGCCGCCGGCATCGACCTCGCGACCGTGACCGACGTGGTCCTCACGCACATGCACTTCGATCACGTCGGCGGCCTGCTCGTCGAAGGGGTGAAGGACCGGCTGCGCCCGGACGTGCGAATCCACGCCGCTGCCGCCGAGGCAGAGTTCTGGGAGTCACCGGACTTTTCCCGCACCACGGTGAACGACGCCATGCAGGATGCAATGCGGTCTTCCGCCACAAGGTTTCTGACCGAGTACCGCAACGTGTTGCGGCCATTCGAGAACGAGTACGAAGTCGCGCCGGGGGTGCTGGTCCGTCGCACCGGCGGACACACCCCGGGGCACAGTGTGGTCCGGCTGGCCTCCGGCGGCGACCGCCTGACGTTCGCCGGTGACGCCGTGCTGCAGGCGGGATTCGACCACCCGGACTGGTTCAACGGCTTCGAACACGACCCCGAGGAGGCGGCGCGCGTGCGCGTCGGGCTGCTGCAGGAGCTGTCATCGACCCGCGAGGCGCTCGTCGCGACGCACCTGCCGTTCCCTTCGGTCTGCCATGTGGCACCTGCGGGCAACGCATTCCGGTGCGTGCCGGCCGTGTGGGAATCTTGA